In Mongoliitalea daihaiensis, one DNA window encodes the following:
- a CDS encoding transketolase: MENKSIEQLNDICSQVRRDCLRMVHGVQSGHPGAALGLTEYFVALFFKEMTHNNQFQMDGKGEDLFFLSNGHVSALWYAVLARSGYFGVEELGTFRKINTRLQGHPATEEGLPGIRIASGSLGQGLSVALGAAQVKKLNGDDKLVYAVMGDGEQQEGQVWEAAMYAAHYKIDNVIAAIDYNGQQIDGPTEKVMDLKNLKAKWEAFGWEVVEIQKGNDMEPVLAGLADAKSLTGKGKPVLVLLYTEMGYGVDFMVGTHKWHGIAPSNAELANALGQLKETLGDY; the protein is encoded by the coding sequence ATGGAAAATAAATCAATCGAACAACTCAACGACATCTGTTCACAGGTTAGAAGAGATTGCTTGCGCATGGTTCATGGCGTGCAATCCGGTCACCCAGGAGCAGCCTTGGGCCTTACGGAGTACTTCGTGGCGCTCTTCTTCAAAGAAATGACGCATAACAATCAGTTCCAAATGGACGGCAAAGGCGAAGATCTCTTCTTCCTTTCTAACGGACACGTGTCCGCCTTATGGTACGCTGTATTGGCAAGGTCAGGTTACTTTGGTGTTGAAGAGTTGGGAACTTTCCGAAAAATCAATACTCGCTTACAAGGACACCCCGCTACTGAAGAAGGTTTGCCCGGTATCCGAATTGCCTCAGGTTCGTTAGGCCAAGGACTTTCTGTAGCACTTGGTGCCGCGCAGGTGAAAAAGCTTAATGGAGACGACAAATTAGTTTACGCTGTCATGGGAGATGGTGAACAGCAAGAAGGTCAAGTATGGGAAGCGGCTATGTATGCTGCACACTATAAAATTGACAATGTGATTGCTGCGATTGACTATAATGGTCAGCAAATTGATGGTCCTACCGAGAAGGTAATGGACTTGAAAAACCTGAAAGCAAAATGGGAAGCATTCGGTTGGGAAGTGGTTGAAATCCAAAAAGGTAACGATATGGAGCCCGTTTTGGCAGGTCTTGCTGATGCGAAGAGCCTTACTGGTAAAGGAAAGCCTGTACTTGTCTTGTTATATACCGAAATGGGATACGGTGTAGACTTTATGGTAGGTACGCACAAATGGCATGGCATTGCTCCAAGTAATGCTGAATTAGCCAATGCATTGGGACAATTGAAAGAAACCTTAGGAGACTACTAA
- a CDS encoding transketolase family protein yields the protein MEKTLDLKYTYTEKKDTRSGFGDGLLEAGRQNPNVVGLCADLIGSLKMGAFQKEFPERFFQVGIAEANMIGLAAGMTIGGKIPFTGTFANFSTGRVYDQIRQSVAYSGKNVKICASHAGLTLGEDGATHQILEDLGMMKMLPHMTVINPCDYNQTKAATLALVNHEGPAYLRFGRPSWPIFTPKDQEFVIGKAWKMIEGTDVTIFATGHLVWEAVVAEAMLREEGISAEVINIHTIKPLDEEAILASVAKTGCAVSAEEHQINGGLGDSIAQTLIRNNPAPLEYVGVLDSFGESGTPTQLLEKYGLNAENIVKAAKKAIARKG from the coding sequence ATGGAAAAGACATTAGATTTAAAATACACATATACTGAGAAGAAAGATACCCGCTCTGGCTTTGGCGACGGTTTACTAGAAGCTGGAAGACAAAACCCTAATGTAGTAGGTCTTTGCGCTGACTTGATCGGTTCTTTAAAAATGGGCGCTTTCCAAAAAGAATTTCCCGAGCGTTTTTTCCAAGTAGGAATTGCAGAAGCCAACATGATTGGCTTGGCAGCAGGGATGACTATTGGAGGGAAAATTCCTTTCACAGGAACCTTTGCTAACTTTTCTACGGGCCGCGTGTATGACCAAATCAGACAATCTGTTGCGTATTCTGGTAAAAACGTAAAAATCTGTGCTTCCCATGCTGGTTTGACCTTAGGTGAAGACGGTGCTACGCATCAGATTTTAGAAGATCTCGGTATGATGAAAATGCTTCCTCATATGACTGTCATCAATCCTTGCGATTACAATCAAACAAAAGCGGCTACTTTAGCTTTAGTCAATCATGAGGGCCCTGCATACCTGAGATTTGGTAGACCAAGCTGGCCTATTTTCACGCCTAAAGACCAAGAATTTGTGATTGGTAAAGCTTGGAAAATGATTGAAGGAACGGATGTTACCATCTTTGCTACAGGTCACTTAGTGTGGGAGGCTGTGGTTGCTGAGGCGATGTTGAGAGAAGAAGGCATTTCAGCTGAGGTGATAAATATTCATACGATAAAGCCATTGGATGAAGAAGCTATCCTAGCCTCCGTTGCTAAAACTGGTTGTGCGGTTTCAGCAGAAGAACACCAAATCAACGGTGGCTTAGGAGACAGTATCGCTCAAACCTTGATTCGAAACAATCCTGCTCCATTGGAATACGTGGGTGTATTAGACTCCTTCGGTGAATCCGGAACTCCTACCCAATTGTTGGAGAAATACGGCTTAAATGCTGAGAACATTGTAAAGGCTGCGAAAAAGGCAATTGCAAGAAAGGGTTAA
- a CDS encoding exonuclease domain-containing protein, which produces MLFAIVDIETTGGSARSARITEIAVLIHDGYQVLDTFHTLLNPQQYIPAYITGLTGIDEAMVAEAPTFGEIAQELLTLLEDKVFVAHNVNFDYGFIREAFSSIGISYESPKLCTVQLSRKAFPGFPSYSLGRICEHLRIHIQDRHRAFGDAEATAQLFGMIFEKNEDIILGSLRKRQAFHFLPPQISEEKFLSLPEETGIYYFLDEKGVPIYIGKALNIRSRFKQHFSGKSEEEEKFQLKSLIRDVQWKLTGSELLACLLELQEIKHKWPKFNKAAKFKTMSWGIVSYEDGNGYLRLQVAKITKGTPSIAQFNTHAEAFHLLKHKVLEYEMCPKLAGIQKSADFCFDHKKGDCKGACGGLEIPELYNLKVRQFIQTFSKERGRLLIQDLGRTAQEHSVLYFEDGIFQGYTFLEATLEKTSAIVDKLIRVQPERDSQYLLKAFFPKIAVEKIQVL; this is translated from the coding sequence ATGCTTTTTGCGATTGTAGATATTGAGACCACTGGAGGGAGTGCACGAAGTGCAAGGATTACCGAAATAGCAGTATTGATTCATGATGGGTATCAAGTTTTGGATACCTTTCACACACTATTGAATCCACAGCAATATATTCCTGCTTACATCACAGGTTTAACAGGCATTGATGAAGCAATGGTAGCTGAAGCCCCTACATTTGGGGAAATAGCACAAGAACTTCTTACTTTATTGGAAGACAAGGTGTTTGTAGCCCATAATGTGAATTTTGATTATGGGTTTATCCGAGAAGCTTTTTCTTCCATCGGTATTTCTTACGAATCCCCTAAGCTTTGTACTGTTCAGTTAAGCAGAAAGGCTTTCCCTGGCTTTCCATCGTATAGTTTAGGACGTATTTGTGAACATCTTCGAATTCATATTCAGGATAGGCACCGTGCATTTGGAGATGCGGAAGCCACTGCCCAACTCTTTGGGATGATATTCGAAAAAAATGAAGATATTATTCTTGGAAGCTTACGTAAGCGCCAAGCTTTTCACTTTCTTCCTCCTCAAATTTCGGAAGAAAAGTTTTTGAGTTTACCCGAAGAGACAGGTATTTATTATTTTTTAGATGAAAAGGGTGTTCCTATCTACATTGGAAAAGCGCTAAATATCCGTAGCCGATTTAAACAACATTTCTCCGGTAAATCTGAGGAAGAGGAAAAATTTCAGCTAAAGTCCCTCATTCGTGATGTTCAATGGAAATTGACCGGGAGTGAATTGTTAGCTTGCTTATTAGAACTACAGGAAATCAAGCATAAATGGCCTAAATTCAATAAAGCTGCTAAATTCAAAACCATGAGTTGGGGTATTGTCAGTTACGAAGATGGGAATGGGTATCTACGTTTACAGGTTGCCAAAATTACTAAAGGAACACCATCCATCGCTCAGTTTAATACTCATGCCGAGGCTTTCCATTTGCTGAAGCATAAGGTCCTTGAATATGAGATGTGTCCCAAATTGGCTGGGATTCAAAAATCAGCCGATTTTTGTTTTGATCATAAAAAAGGTGATTGCAAAGGTGCTTGTGGGGGACTGGAGATCCCTGAACTGTATAATTTGAAAGTCAGACAATTCATACAAACCTTTTCAAAAGAACGAGGTCGCTTATTGATTCAGGATTTGGGAAGGACAGCACAAGAACATTCTGTCTTGTATTTTGAAGATGGAATTTTTCAAGGCTATACTTTTTTAGAAGCTACCTTAGAGAAAACATCGGCGATAGTTGATAAATTGATCAGAGTTCAGCCTGAGAGAGATTCACAGTACTTGTTAAAAGCTTTTTTTCCGAAGATTGCTGTAGAGAAGATTCAGGTACTTTAA
- a CDS encoding DsbA family oxidoreductase codes for MKIEIWSDIMCPFCYIGKRRLEKALESFEYRDQIVIEWKSFLLNPTMKTDPNKNSLEYLSEVKGWSMDQTKEITAQVVQMAAAEGLDYDMEHAVVANAYKAHRLLHFAKTHGLGSPMKERLLRAYFTEGMNIDDSETLITLAVEIGLPQEAVYACLNSDAFLKEVNEDVQEAQQLGVRGVPFFVLDRKFGISGAQQDEVFQQTIAKAFAGYQASMGISFLDGGGQACDVEGNCN; via the coding sequence ATGAAGATAGAAATTTGGTCGGATATCATGTGTCCTTTTTGCTACATTGGCAAAAGACGTCTAGAAAAAGCCTTAGAATCCTTTGAATATCGTGATCAGATCGTCATCGAATGGAAAAGCTTCCTTTTGAATCCAACGATGAAAACTGATCCCAATAAAAACTCATTGGAATATCTATCTGAAGTAAAAGGTTGGTCCATGGATCAAACGAAAGAAATTACAGCGCAGGTAGTACAAATGGCAGCAGCTGAGGGCTTAGATTACGATATGGAACATGCGGTCGTGGCCAATGCCTACAAAGCTCATCGCTTGCTTCATTTTGCCAAAACACATGGATTGGGATCGCCAATGAAAGAGCGTTTGTTGAGAGCGTATTTCACTGAGGGAATGAATATCGATGATTCGGAAACTTTGATAACATTGGCAGTCGAGATTGGTTTACCTCAAGAGGCGGTTTATGCTTGCTTGAATTCAGATGCTTTTTTGAAAGAGGTTAATGAAGATGTTCAGGAAGCCCAGCAGCTAGGTGTTAGAGGTGTTCCGTTTTTTGTATTGGATAGAAAATTTGGTATTTCGGGAGCGCAACAGGATGAGGTATTTCAGCAGACCATCGCCAAAGCTTTTGCAGGTTATCAGGCATCTATGGGGATCAGCTTCTTAGATGGAGGAGGTCAAGCGTGTGATGTCGAAGGAAATTGTAATTAA
- a CDS encoding site-2 protease family protein, whose product MYQPKEYLLHITLFVLTLGATTLAGAEWLYGKSIMVGGEHALTWEYFFKSLHFSIPFIGILLVHELGHLFMSIHHRVKSSLPYFIPAWFGFLGALSIGTFGAVIRMKSFINSRKKYFDIGIAGPLAGFVLAVGVLFYGFTNLPDADYIYQIHPEYLDENFQGHAAEEGYITIKIGYNLLFWMMEKGLADPERMPDVSEIIHFPYLFAGYLALFFTALNLLPIGQLDGGHVVFGLFPRHHKQISVFFYAAFIFYAGLGVISPYDELNHLLIAIPLYIGFLYICFRKSGLETQTVWTIVLGIAATQYLLVNIFPTIQGYMGWLFFAFLLGRVMGLQHPEVNGVKALDRKRQLIGWIAIVIFVVCFTPQPFIVE is encoded by the coding sequence ATGTACCAACCCAAAGAATATCTGCTTCATATCACACTGTTTGTTTTAACCTTAGGAGCTACTACACTCGCAGGGGCAGAATGGCTCTACGGGAAATCGATCATGGTAGGAGGGGAGCATGCCCTTACTTGGGAGTACTTCTTTAAATCCCTTCATTTTTCCATACCTTTTATAGGAATCTTGCTCGTTCATGAACTAGGGCATTTATTTATGTCTATTCATCATCGGGTAAAATCCTCACTTCCATACTTTATTCCTGCTTGGTTTGGCTTTTTAGGAGCGCTGTCTATTGGAACTTTCGGAGCAGTGATTCGCATGAAAAGTTTTATAAATAGCCGCAAAAAATATTTCGATATTGGAATAGCAGGCCCTTTAGCCGGTTTCGTTTTAGCTGTTGGGGTTTTGTTTTATGGGTTTACCAACCTTCCGGATGCGGACTATATTTATCAAATACATCCAGAATATTTAGATGAAAACTTCCAAGGCCATGCAGCTGAAGAAGGATATATTACCATCAAAATTGGCTACAATCTGTTATTTTGGATGATGGAGAAAGGACTGGCAGACCCCGAAAGAATGCCAGATGTTTCAGAGATTATTCATTTTCCATACCTTTTTGCAGGCTATTTGGCATTGTTTTTTACAGCCTTAAACCTTCTCCCCATTGGTCAATTGGATGGGGGACATGTAGTCTTTGGCTTGTTTCCGCGGCATCATAAACAAATATCCGTCTTTTTTTACGCCGCATTTATTTTTTATGCAGGATTAGGGGTTATAAGTCCTTATGATGAGCTTAATCATTTATTGATTGCTATTCCGTTGTATATCGGTTTTTTATACATCTGTTTCCGGAAGTCAGGCTTAGAGACGCAAACTGTATGGACAATAGTACTCGGAATAGCAGCTACTCAATACTTGCTTGTGAATATTTTCCCAACTATACAAGGTTATATGGGGTGGTTGTTTTTTGCTTTTTTATTGGGAAGGGTGATGGGGCTGCAACACCCGGAGGTTAATGGAGTAAAAGCACTAGATCGGAAACGTCAATTGATCGGTTGGATTGCAATTGTAATCTTTGTTGTATGTTTTACACCGCAACCTTTCATCGTTGAATAA
- a CDS encoding PEGA domain-containing protein: MKNLLLKNTSIFLIAVLLFSSCVSTTVIQSYPSDAKLYINGEYMGTTPVTYSDKKIVGSTNLVTLEKEGYNPLNTAFSRDEELDVGALVGGIFVLVPFLWIMKYKPTRNFELKPSN; encoded by the coding sequence ATGAAGAATTTATTGTTAAAAAACACTAGCATCTTTCTAATTGCTGTTTTGTTATTCAGTTCTTGTGTAAGTACTACGGTCATTCAAAGCTATCCTTCTGATGCAAAGCTTTATATCAATGGAGAGTATATGGGAACTACTCCTGTAACCTACAGTGATAAAAAAATTGTGGGTTCCACCAATTTAGTCACGTTAGAAAAAGAAGGGTATAACCCGTTGAATACGGCATTCTCTAGAGATGAGGAACTCGATGTAGGTGCGTTGGTGGGTGGTATTTTTGTATTGGTGCCATTTTTATGGATTATGAAGTATAAACCCACACGTAACTTTGAATTAAAACCATCTAATTAA
- the tnpA gene encoding IS200/IS605 family transposase: MANTYSILLVQTVFAVKFRNALIQKSWQSEFHSVIGNLINETDCQSILVNGVADHVHCLFGFKPKHSLSDVLQNVKAKSSKWVNDSRLIDSKFEWQKGFGAFTYSYGQIDQVYQYIKNQEVHYKRVTFLEEYEHMLKKYRIEYDARYIFKVPE; encoded by the coding sequence ATGGCAAACACTTATTCAATTCTCTTGGTACAAACTGTATTTGCGGTAAAATTTAGAAATGCTCTCATTCAAAAATCTTGGCAAAGTGAATTTCATTCGGTTATTGGTAATTTGATAAATGAAACTGATTGTCAATCCATTTTGGTCAATGGAGTAGCTGATCATGTACATTGTCTATTTGGTTTTAAGCCTAAACACTCATTATCAGATGTTTTACAAAATGTAAAAGCTAAATCATCTAAATGGGTGAATGATTCAAGATTGATAGATTCTAAGTTCGAATGGCAAAAAGGCTTTGGTGCATTTACTTACAGTTATGGGCAAATAGATCAGGTTTATCAATACATTAAAAATCAAGAAGTCCACTACAAAAGGGTCACGTTCCTAGAGGAATATGAGCATATGTTGAAAAAATATAGGATTGAATACGATGCAAGATACATTTTTAAAGTTCCAGAATGA
- the rplT gene encoding 50S ribosomal protein L20 yields MPRSVNAVASRARRKKVLKATRGYFGRGKNVWTVAKNKYEKGLQYAYRDRKAKKREFRALWIQRINAGARQFGISYSQFMGMLKKADIELNRKVLADLAMNHPEAFKAVVEKVK; encoded by the coding sequence ATGCCAAGGTCGGTCAACGCGGTTGCTTCAAGAGCACGTAGAAAAAAAGTTTTAAAAGCAACAAGAGGTTATTTTGGACGTGGTAAAAACGTTTGGACAGTAGCCAAAAACAAGTACGAAAAAGGTTTACAGTACGCTTACAGAGACAGAAAAGCGAAGAAAAGAGAATTCAGAGCTCTATGGATCCAGCGTATCAATGCAGGTGCCAGACAATTTGGTATCTCTTATTCACAATTTATGGGTATGTTGAAAAAAGCTGACATCGAATTGAACAGAAAAGTTCTTGCAGATTTAGCTATGAACCACCCAGAGGCATTCAAAGCTGTAGTTGAAAAAGTTAAATAA
- the rpmI gene encoding 50S ribosomal protein L35, with amino-acid sequence MPKVKTKSGAKKRFKLTGTGKIRRKHAYKSHILTKKATKRKRNLTQMGMVHETDEGRVKAMLRIG; translated from the coding sequence ATGCCTAAAGTAAAAACAAAATCAGGTGCAAAAAAGAGGTTCAAGTTAACTGGAACCGGAAAGATTAGAAGAAAGCACGCGTACAAGAGTCACATCTTGACCAAGAAAGCTACCAAGAGAAAGAGAAATCTAACTCAAATGGGTATGGTTCATGAGACAGATGAGGGCAGAGTAAAAGCAATGCTAAGAATTGGATAA
- the infC gene encoding translation initiation factor IF-3, translating to MRGRTPYSRQRQEEPYRVNEKIRAREIRLVGDFIEGGNAVMTVPQAIKLAQENDLDLVEISPNADPPVCKIIDYAKFKYEQKKKQKEIKANAAKTVLKEIRFGPNTDDHDFNFKLKHAIGFLKEGAKVKAYVHFVGRSIVFKERGEMLLLKFAQELEEYGIVEQLPKMEGKRMFLFLAPKAKK from the coding sequence TTGAGAGGGAGAACACCTTACAGTAGACAAAGACAAGAAGAGCCTTATCGCGTGAATGAGAAAATCAGGGCTCGAGAAATACGTTTAGTAGGAGACTTCATAGAAGGCGGTAACGCCGTTATGACAGTTCCTCAAGCCATCAAACTAGCACAGGAAAACGACCTGGATCTAGTTGAGATTTCTCCAAATGCGGATCCTCCTGTTTGTAAAATCATTGATTATGCAAAGTTCAAGTACGAGCAGAAGAAAAAGCAAAAAGAAATCAAAGCAAATGCTGCCAAAACAGTATTGAAGGAAATCAGATTCGGCCCGAATACGGACGACCATGATTTTAATTTCAAACTGAAGCATGCGATCGGTTTCTTAAAAGAAGGTGCGAAAGTGAAGGCTTATGTACATTTCGTTGGAAGGAGTATCGTGTTTAAAGAGCGTGGAGAGATGCTTTTGTTGAAGTTTGCCCAAGAATTGGAAGAGTATGGTATAGTGGAACAACTTCCTAAAATGGAGGGTAAGCGGATGTTTTTATTCCTTGCCCCCAAGGCCAAGAAATAA
- the thrS gene encoding threonine--tRNA ligase: protein MSNQQIKITLPDGSVREYEKGVSGLQIASSISEGLARNVLAAKVNGETWDANRPIQTDASVQLLTWNDAEGKNTFWHSSAHLMAEALEALYPGVKFGIGPALENGFYYDVDFGDKPLDGAELEKIEAKMLELARQKNDYIRKEVGKADAIAYFQEKGDEYKLDLLEGLEDGSITFYEQGNFVDLCRGPHIPNTGFIKAAKLLNIAGAYWRGDEKNKMLTRIYGITFPKAKELQEYLHMLEEAKKRDHRKLGRELELFTFSEKVGMGLPLWLPKGTLLRERLVNFMKRAQDKSGYQQVVTPHIGHKILYETSGHYEKYGKDSFQPIATPNEGEEFLLKPMNCPHHCEIYKHKPRSYKDLPIRYAEFGTVYRYEQSGELHGLTRVRGFTQDDAHIFCRPEQVKEEFVKVIDLVLYVFKALGFENFTAQISLRDPNNREKYIGTDEAWEKAERSIIEAAEERGLDTVTELGEAAFYGPKLDFMVKDALGRKWQLGTIQVDYNLPERFQLEYIGADNQKHRPVMIHRAPFGSLERFVAVLIEHCAGNFPLWLSPEQITILPISEKYKDYAEEIKSVLEEHDIIGQIDNRDEKIGRKIRDAEVKKIPFMLIVGEKEQEESKISVRKHGEGDLGSLSVDEFIAHFKGIIAESLKN from the coding sequence ATGTCTAATCAACAAATTAAGATTACACTTCCCGACGGTTCTGTCCGGGAGTACGAAAAAGGAGTTTCAGGGCTACAGATTGCCAGTAGTATCAGCGAGGGTTTAGCCAGAAATGTTCTTGCCGCCAAAGTAAATGGGGAAACTTGGGATGCCAATAGACCTATCCAAACAGATGCTTCTGTCCAGTTATTAACTTGGAATGATGCGGAAGGAAAAAATACCTTCTGGCACTCTTCTGCCCACTTGATGGCTGAAGCTTTGGAAGCTCTCTATCCAGGCGTTAAGTTCGGTATCGGACCAGCTTTGGAAAACGGTTTTTACTATGACGTAGATTTTGGAGATAAACCCTTGGATGGTGCTGAACTCGAAAAAATTGAGGCCAAAATGTTGGAGCTTGCACGTCAAAAGAATGACTACATTCGAAAGGAGGTAGGCAAAGCAGATGCCATTGCGTATTTCCAAGAAAAAGGTGATGAGTATAAGCTGGACTTATTAGAAGGCTTGGAAGATGGTAGTATCACCTTCTATGAGCAAGGAAATTTTGTAGATCTATGCCGTGGCCCTCATATTCCGAATACAGGATTTATCAAAGCTGCTAAGTTGTTGAATATTGCGGGTGCCTATTGGAGAGGAGACGAGAAGAACAAAATGTTGACCCGAATTTATGGTATCACCTTTCCGAAAGCCAAGGAATTGCAGGAATACTTGCATATGTTGGAAGAAGCAAAGAAACGCGATCACCGAAAGCTGGGTAGGGAACTTGAATTGTTTACTTTCTCCGAAAAAGTGGGCATGGGTTTACCTTTGTGGTTGCCCAAAGGTACACTTTTGAGAGAGCGCTTGGTCAATTTTATGAAGCGTGCGCAGGACAAATCGGGCTATCAGCAGGTAGTTACACCGCATATCGGACACAAAATCTTATATGAAACTTCTGGACACTATGAAAAGTATGGGAAGGATTCATTTCAGCCGATAGCCACTCCAAATGAAGGAGAAGAGTTTTTGCTGAAGCCGATGAACTGTCCTCACCATTGTGAAATTTATAAGCACAAGCCTCGTTCCTACAAAGACTTGCCTATTCGCTATGCTGAGTTTGGTACCGTGTATAGATATGAGCAAAGTGGAGAATTGCATGGATTGACACGAGTGAGAGGTTTTACGCAAGATGACGCCCATATTTTCTGCCGTCCGGAGCAGGTGAAGGAAGAGTTTGTGAAAGTGATTGATTTGGTATTGTATGTGTTTAAAGCCTTGGGTTTTGAAAACTTTACAGCTCAGATATCTTTAAGAGACCCTAACAACAGAGAAAAATACATAGGAACGGATGAGGCATGGGAGAAAGCGGAGCGTTCCATTATCGAAGCTGCTGAAGAGCGTGGATTGGATACGGTAACCGAACTCGGTGAAGCAGCATTTTATGGGCCTAAGCTAGACTTCATGGTCAAAGACGCTTTGGGCAGAAAGTGGCAATTGGGAACCATTCAGGTAGATTACAACTTACCAGAACGCTTCCAATTGGAGTATATCGGCGCGGACAACCAAAAGCACAGACCGGTGATGATCCACAGAGCGCCTTTTGGCTCTTTGGAGCGATTTGTCGCTGTGTTGATTGAGCATTGTGCCGGTAATTTCCCATTATGGCTATCTCCCGAGCAAATCACTATTTTACCAATTTCGGAAAAGTATAAGGACTATGCCGAAGAGATTAAGTCTGTGTTAGAAGAACATGATATTATCGGGCAGATAGACAATCGAGATGAAAAAATCGGTAGAAAAATCCGAGATGCAGAAGTGAAGAAAATTCCATTTATGTTAATTGTGGGAGAAAAAGAACAAGAAGAATCTAAAATCTCTGTCAGAAAGCATGGAGAAGGGGATTTGGGAAGTTTGAGCGTGGATGAATTTATTGCCCATTTTAAAGGGATAATAGCTGAATCTTTAAAAAATTAA
- a CDS encoding 6-bladed beta-propeller has protein sequence MIKNIKWNFRLILGGLFFFLSACGPIANSEEVTEKDGVITIKIDVDNLREASLSEFFEPEIDYLLLKESEDPGSQIGEIAKLIEYKDMIFVFDWWIGKSVQMFDRQGNFIRRIRNLGDGLGKYIELADLQVVQDTVYLLAHPLKIIKFDLEGNFLDEFKIPVTGRTFHYDTDRKSFFVYHGSDAENLVSEINHAGKVLGSFFPRNPSIFYGIMSDPVNFYAYENGFYFTRTYTDTLYTFNQNSFEPLMVFDFGKLAMDHTRMIEKKLELDNRAFSDYFKENSGSSYAPYGFSNSNYILSRLRMPGFGAVSIFDKINKKHHLVKFDLMNDIDESFNFYPPVYQLQENRVAIAYRGPSLYNKAVEKKQTMSAQEWQEYQQGKGKDFIEAAFYGKETENYVLMILKTKK, from the coding sequence ATGATAAAAAATATAAAGTGGAATTTCAGGTTGATTTTGGGAGGCCTATTCTTTTTTTTGAGTGCTTGTGGACCTATAGCTAACTCTGAAGAAGTAACTGAAAAGGATGGCGTTATCACCATTAAAATTGATGTCGACAACTTAAGAGAAGCAAGCCTTTCGGAGTTTTTTGAGCCAGAGATTGACTATTTATTGCTCAAGGAATCAGAAGATCCCGGTTCTCAAATTGGTGAAATTGCCAAACTTATTGAATACAAAGACATGATCTTTGTGTTTGATTGGTGGATAGGAAAAAGTGTTCAGATGTTTGATAGGCAAGGAAATTTTATTCGTAGGATAAGAAATCTTGGAGATGGATTGGGGAAGTATATTGAATTGGCAGATCTTCAAGTTGTCCAAGATACGGTTTACCTACTTGCACATCCATTAAAAATCATCAAGTTTGACTTGGAAGGTAATTTTCTCGATGAGTTTAAGATTCCAGTAACGGGCAGGACATTTCACTACGATACCGATCGAAAGAGTTTCTTTGTATACCATGGTTCGGATGCGGAAAATTTAGTTTCAGAGATAAATCATGCTGGAAAGGTTCTTGGAAGTTTTTTCCCGAGGAATCCATCCATATTTTATGGAATCATGAGTGATCCTGTTAATTTTTATGCCTACGAAAATGGCTTTTATTTTACAAGAACCTATACCGATACTTTGTACACTTTCAATCAAAATTCATTTGAGCCTTTGATGGTTTTTGATTTCGGTAAGTTGGCCATGGATCATACTCGAATGATAGAGAAAAAATTGGAATTGGATAATCGTGCATTTTCTGACTATTTTAAAGAAAACTCTGGATCATCTTACGCTCCCTATGGTTTTTCGAATTCCAACTATATCCTGAGCAGACTAAGGATGCCAGGCTTTGGTGCAGTTTCAATTTTTGATAAAATCAATAAAAAGCATCATTTGGTAAAATTCGATTTGATGAATGATATTGATGAATCTTTTAACTTTTATCCACCAGTATATCAACTGCAAGAAAATAGAGTTGCTATAGCTTACAGAGGCCCAAGCTTGTACAACAAGGCTGTGGAAAAGAAACAAACCATGTCAGCGCAGGAATGGCAAGAGTACCAACAAGGAAAAGGTAAGGATTTTATAGAGGCCGCATTTTATGGGAAAGAAACAGAAAATTATGTTTTGATGATTCTAAAGACAAAAAAATAA